From the Oncorhynchus nerka isolate Pitt River linkage group LG20, Oner_Uvic_2.0, whole genome shotgun sequence genome, one window contains:
- the ndnl2 gene encoding necdin-like 2: MSQRKRASNTQSSQNKGVRSQRWETVLGDDEDDPSFTQPSTSQVQKGLDRLTPAQVDLKTAEVVQFIFVKDQKKFPIRRADIVKHVVKEYRNIYPEIIKRVGCVFETVFGLKLVEIDSKNHVYILINKLEQLEGESLNMSPSNPKTGLLFVILSIVFMKGGVVKESMVWNTLKKLRVDQGERHEIFGDVKKVVTDEFVRQRYLEYVRIPHTEPLEFEFRWGQRADMEVSKVKLLEFIGQLHEQDPQSWTQQYREATAPPATPAVVTSANTSASVSQR, encoded by the exons ATGtctcagagaaagagagcatCCAACACACAGAGCTCCCAGAACAAAGGAGTTCGG TCCCAGCGTTGGGAGACGGTGCtaggtgatgatgaggatgacccGTCCTTCACCCAGCCCAGTACGTCGCAGGTACAGAAGGGTCTGGACAGACTGACACCTGCTCAGGTCGACCTGaag ACAGCTGAGGTTGTCCAGTTCATCTTCGTTAAGGACCAGAAAAAGTTCCCCATCCGCAGAGCAG ACATCGTGAAACATGTTGTGAAGGAGTACAGGAACATCTACCCTGAGATTATAAAGAGGGTGGGATGTGTTTTTGAGACCGTGTTTGGTCTGAAGCTGGTGGAGATCGACTCTAAGAACCACGTCTACATCCTCATCAACAAACTGGAGCAGCTAGAGGGAGAATCTCTCAACAT gAGTCCCAGTAATCCAAAGACAGGTCTACTCTTCGTAATCCTCAGCATCGTCTTCATGAAGGGGGGTGTGGTCAAGGAGA GTATGGTGTGGAACACACTGAAGAAGCTGAGAGTTGATCAAGG GGAGAGACACGAGATTTTTGGAGACGTGAAGAAGGTCGTTACTGATGAGTTTGTCCGTCAGAG gtacctGGAGTATGTGCGTATCCCACACACAGAGCCGTTGGAGTTTGAGTTCCGTTGGGGTCAGAGGGCAGACATGGAGGTGTCAAAGGTTAAACTACTGGAGTTCATTGGACAG CTCCATGAACAGGATCCTCAGAGCTGGACTCAGCAGTACAGAGAAGCCACCGCCCCTCCTGCCACCCCGGCAGTTGTCACCTCTGCTAACACGAGCGCCAGTGTTAGCCAGAGATAG